The nucleotide sequence ATTTAAAGTAACTTTAAGTATTTTGTTCTCCCTCATAAAAGCTATTTTTAGTTTTGCTTTTCATTTTACAAATATTCACCAAATTAAATTATAACACATGCACATGAGTTACAAAATATCAATCcgtgtgtattttatttatcaaaaaatttcTCTAATTTTGTTTACTAGCTTTGTAATGAGATGTAATTTTGTCATTAGGATTGCTCTTTCTATAATACATGActgtcttattttttattttcttaacaacaAATATACTGAAAACGGTTCCCCACACAAGATGAATGGGAAAACCAATAAAAGCGAAAACATGTCTGCATTAttacattccttcaaaaaaaaatgtctgtATTATTACATAGCTACTATTTCACAAGTGAGAAAGTTATGTGACACGACCATACCACTCCTtcggattttttttataagaaacatatgagtaaacaaaagttaatgtatttaatctatattatgaactaaatatattaactttagTTGATCAATTTGTCTTTTGTAAAAAACATTGAGGGAGTATTATATAGAAAAGAGATGTAATGTATTTGCCACttcattttagaaaaattgattaaatatttcaaattaacTCTATAATTGCttatttatagtaaaataaaCTCTAAATTGCATATACATTTTGAGAAAAGATAACATGTGACCAATTAATTCTCTTACCTTCTGAGAACGTGAACAGGTGGCCCCCGTGCTCATCAAAACTCATAGTAATACTACTTACGTTTCATGGAACCAATCATATCATGTactgtattttcttttttgtgctGAATTTTCTTCTGTTCAGTTTGTGCTGAAATGGCTTTTCCAAATCAGGAAACAAATATACTCTCATATATTGAcacttggatttttttttgaaaaacattggacttttctctctcatctcAATTTCTCCCCAGATATAAACTATTAGTAATAGCTAAATTAAGCCATCAAGAtattaaaatttcttcttcattctctattattttttgttgataaaatccATTCTCCCTTTCTCTTTATTAGAATTCTGATTTCCTATAATGCGATTAGAGGTTGGCCATCAAATTCATTCAATGATCTAGTCCATTGATGCAATGACCAACTTCTAATCGCAGGATTATCAAAATTCGTATTAAATTAGGAAAATTGTCTCCGGTCAAAGATATATagatgagattttttttaagccTTTATGAGAAATCAAAAAAGAAGGGAAATTAttgaaatgcaagaaataaagaTATTATTAGAAACCAATACTCAATATGTTACAAAGAGCACTCCAAGCAAATATACACTAGTCAAGTCAAACACATCAACACCATCAATCATCTATATTTTACTTATTCCCCTCTCTATGAACATAAACCAAAAAGAAATCAACAAGCTTTATCACTAGAGTTTCCACAAAACTCTagatatatatatgtatagaaAAACACACCAGCGtcataaaaaaaacctaaacccctaaaaaaaagataaatgaaggagcTAGCTACTTAGCTAGTAGTAGCATCCAAAATTAGCATCCAAAATTACCACTTATCCCTAACATGGAAAACATTAGGGTTTTTTATGACAATATCATACATATGTATGGAATTGAACTTGGAGAAATCTTTAGGTAGAGAAATTAGGTCAATAGAACAGTGTTTATGAAATTGGTATAAATCAACATCTCCATCATAGTACCTCTCCCAACCTAAACCAATCAATATTCTCTCAAGAAAAGCATAAGAAGTTACCACTTCCCCTGTGGGCAAGTGAACCAACATCTTCCTCTTCCCATGCCTTACTTCCGATTCTGCTTGAGGATTCTCGACCAATCGAAACACGCCATTCTTGAACACCCAAACCCcagacatattttttttgttttgtttttgtaaagaCAAAGATTAAGCAAGAGATATATAGcacaagagaagaagagagaagtgagattgaaaatgaatgaattttttttttcttctggtttTGGATGAGGAATTATGAGAGGGTATGAAGGGGTATATATATGTGTCAAAAGTGGATACGAGGCTAAAATAAAACAAGAGGAAAATACTCTTTGTTTTGAAGTGGAAGAATTGAAAGTGATGTATATGCTGCATGTTTCACTTTGGCATATAGAATCTATAGTTTTGTGGGGGCATAGCGTTTTTTATAATGTGATTACATTACATATGATATGGGGTGACCCTAGGGCTTGCACCATGGGTTTATTTTGATAGAGAGAGTATCTTTTTGTGGTTTAATTTTGATGCAGGCCTTGCTTTTGGATTGTGTATGTTGTGTGCTAGAGAGAGCCTAGGGAatctaatattatttatttaacaaaaaaatattagaggAGGAAAAAAATGGTATCTATCTAGCTTAGCTACAATAATTTGTGAATCAATCACACGAGATGTCCACGTGAAGATTGTGGGGCTCCCTTTGTAGCTGTTCCCGTTTGCGTTAGGTACTCATCATTGGGAATAATTGACACCCTTAAAAGGCATTTTTTAGTACTTTTCTATTTAGTCAAATTTTATATGCAAATGATATAaggttatgtatttattttcaacacgacaaaaattatttgtaatcaataaatttatttatccaTATAGCTAGGTTTCCCCCTAATATATagacacgttttttttttttttttgttgaatataatGTTAAccgtatatatttttttcctcgAAAGAAACCGTATATAATGTCATATATTGTTTTTATGGACCATAAGATGACTCCTAATCTTTTAGTGGATCTGAAATTAAgatcaaacatatatttattagAAATAATAGTGGTTTCAAGGGTCCATATCCATCTCTAGACTAGGAGGCCATAATATCTAATGTCAAACATTTACATGTTTCATTTTTTCTCACACCGTAAATCATTTTAAAGGTGGAAAAGCgataaaatacatcaagaacAAAGATCAGATAAACAACACAATAAAATCTATTCAaatagtccttaaaaaaaaaaaaactattcaaatAGAAATTATCATATCATAATACAAAGGGTTTCCCTTGACATTCCTTATAAATATGCCCTCCCCCACCGTAGACAAGTGTTACATCATTAGTAGTAGTCGGTATGATGACATTTAATCATAGCATATATTTCAGTAAAATCTATAATTTATAGGAAAACAATTTTACTTACTATTTTATTACTTGTAagatttggtacacttgtcgAATTATCCATGAATGTATCGAAGATGTTGGCTTAGGTGCTTCAACTTTAGGGACGTCACAGATGTTAAAATCTTCAACATGAGTTAATCAGAGTACTAAGCAGCCAAAGTTGattcttctttcatttcatAAATTATTGCTTCCTTTTTAGTCGCACTCATTCTTTCAGTTAACCACCAGTAACTATTAAGTATTAACTACTATAATTCCCAAAaggttaaaacttaaaataatcTTGGTACGTAGGGCTTTGTTTAACAAGGCTCCACTTGATGAATCATCTAACATTAACCTTATTGAAGATACCGGGTCATCATAGAAAGTCTCCATTTAAATTTACAATGGTATCCGTTTATGAGGAAATTTCTTGAGTAATTTCTTGAATCTTTCCCATGCCTCAAGTAAGTTTTTTCATTAGTTTGCTTAAAAAATGTGATGTAATTCGTCTTTCTTGCACACAGAACAAGAGTAAGGGAAAAACCTTTGAGGGTATCTTCCTCGACACCATGAATCTTGAAATTGCTAGCAAACTCGGTGCAATAGTTAGTAACATTTGGAACATCATTGGCACCAATTTGATTTAGTGCAAAGTCAGTCTTGAATCTTTTGAACGCTCTTCAATTACTTCTAAATGTTCTCATTATTTTAggatcaaattaaaaaacttgTGATGATTTTGACCTATAAATTTAAGTCACACCTTCCAAGCAATCACctaaatattagtaacaa is from Medicago truncatula cultivar Jemalong A17 chromosome 1, MtrunA17r5.0-ANR, whole genome shotgun sequence and encodes:
- the LOC25481879 gene encoding flowering-promoting factor 1-like protein 2 — protein: MSGVWVFKNGVFRLVENPQAESEVRHGKRKMLVHLPTGEVVTSYAFLERILIGLGWERYYDGDVDLYQFHKHCSIDLISLPKDFSKFNSIHMYDIVIKNPNVFHVRDKW